From the Brachyhypopomus gauderio isolate BG-103 unplaced genomic scaffold, BGAUD_0.2 sc191, whole genome shotgun sequence genome, one window contains:
- the LOC143502116 gene encoding FYVE, RhoGEF and PH domain-containing protein 3-like, whose protein sequence is VVCGKCSKVSEIKNTRLCRLCYEALQGPEGPVDGTAEPKKKAEKQLSMTRDSWVLCSQLLFQEKGKTWIKTWAAITEAEPLVLYLHSSSQDARAVRTIPLPGYEVSASLSPSEKSEGKHVFKLSHSQHALLFSAQDSELMAKWIELLSLATKGEASDTSVNLTEHQKSQ, encoded by the exons GTTGTCTGTGGTAAATGCTCCAAGGTGTCGGAGATCAAGAACACGCGCTTGTGTCGGCTGTGTTACGAGGCCTTGCAAGGACCTGAAGGGCCTGTAGATGGCACTGCTGAGCCTAAGAAAAAGGCGGAG aagCAGCTGTCTATGACGCGCGACAGCTGGGTATTGTGCAGCCAACTCCTGTTTCAGGAAAAAGGAAAGACTTGGATCAAGACCTGGGCAGCCATAACCGAAGCAGAACCTCTAGTACTTTACCTCCACTCCAGTAGCCAG GACGCACGGGCAGTGCGGACGATCCCTCTGCCTGGTTACGAGGTCAGCGCGTCGTTGTCACCTTCGGAGAAATCCGAGGGCAAACACGTGTTCAAGCTCAGTcactcccagcatgcactgctgTTCAGCGCTCAGGATTCCGAATTAATGGCCAAGTGGATTGAGCTTCTTTCCCTTGCTACAAAAGGAGAAGCCTCAGACACATCAGTCAACCTAACGGAGCACCAGAAGAGCCAATGA
- the LOC143502117 gene encoding uncharacterized protein LOC143502117 isoform X1 has product MDSFNASVLDESKSQLAVEGRSKGQCTAMLSPPVGTLKLVAGNGTSVGTVMTLQCPYTHRPVNGGRVICMEDNDRTQWSGGVPECKPLSRHESPGFRLAVLVSTVSLAIIIFMSVIFITSCLLKHVKREEMKRRERERKRETAELWAQMDHQNVEEQSVAFHGRKGRNNNNNNNSSGGGSAEQHTQRPVAPPAASTQQPGSHLPTACRCPQECLRTCHPSERPAGPVPSATSHVDTQTSCALLLPDTHLQTFPCNGCDHTLEQRPRNRPLPVAQSPHLWVISV; this is encoded by the exons ATGGACTCGTTCAACGCGTCCGTGCTCGACGAATCCAAGTCGCAACTCGCTGTGGAAGGGCGATCTAAAG GTCAATGCACTGCCATGCTGTCACCCCCAGTGGGTACGCTTAAGTTAGTGGCAGGCAATGGCACAAGCGTCGGCACGGTGATGACCTTACAGTGCCCCTACACGCATCGCCCTGTCAACGGTGGCCGGGTCATATGCATGGAGGACAACGACAGAACACAGTGGAGCGGAGGAGTGCCTGAGTGTAAAC CACTTTCGCGGCACGAGAGCCCAGGCTTCCGTTTGGCCGTGCTTGTTTCCACTGTCAGCTTAGCTATCATCATCTTCATGAGCGTGATCTTCATCACCTCATGCCTGCTGAAACACGTGAAGAGAGAGGAAATGAAACGGCGGGAAAG agagAGGAAGCGGGAAACTGCTGAACTCTGGGCCCAGATGGACCACCAGAACGTAGAGGAGCAGAGCGTAGCCTTCCATGGCCGTAAGGgcagaaacaacaacaacaacaacaacagcagtgGTGGTGGCAGCGCAGAGCAACACACCCAGCGTCCTGTAGCTCCGCCTGCAGCCAGCACCCAACAACCAGGCAGCCATCTGCCCACCGCATGCAG ATGTCCGCAGGAATGTTTGAGGACTTGTCACCCATCTGAACGTCCGGCTGGACCAGTGCCCAGTGCTACctcacatgtagacacacagacTTCCTGTGCCCTACTATTACCTGatacacatttacaaacatttCCCTGCAATGGATGTGATCATACCTTGGAACAGCGACCACGGAACCGACCCTTACCAGTAGCACAAAGCCCTCACCTTTGGGTTATATCTGTATGA
- the LOC143502117 gene encoding sushi domain-containing protein 3-like isoform X2, with protein sequence MLSPPVGTLKLVAGNGTSVGTVMTLQCPYTHRPVNGGRVICMEDNDRTQWSGGVPECKPLSRHESPGFRLAVLVSTVSLAIIIFMSVIFITSCLLKHVKREEMKRRERERKRETAELWAQMDHQNVEEQSVAFHGRKGRNNNNNNNSSGGGSAEQHTQRPVAPPAASTQQPGSHLPTACRCPQECLRTCHPSERPAGPVPSATSHVDTQTSCALLLPDTHLQTFPCNGCDHTLEQRPRNRPLPVAQSPHLWVISV encoded by the exons ATGCTGTCACCCCCAGTGGGTACGCTTAAGTTAGTGGCAGGCAATGGCACAAGCGTCGGCACGGTGATGACCTTACAGTGCCCCTACACGCATCGCCCTGTCAACGGTGGCCGGGTCATATGCATGGAGGACAACGACAGAACACAGTGGAGCGGAGGAGTGCCTGAGTGTAAAC CACTTTCGCGGCACGAGAGCCCAGGCTTCCGTTTGGCCGTGCTTGTTTCCACTGTCAGCTTAGCTATCATCATCTTCATGAGCGTGATCTTCATCACCTCATGCCTGCTGAAACACGTGAAGAGAGAGGAAATGAAACGGCGGGAAAG agagAGGAAGCGGGAAACTGCTGAACTCTGGGCCCAGATGGACCACCAGAACGTAGAGGAGCAGAGCGTAGCCTTCCATGGCCGTAAGGgcagaaacaacaacaacaacaacaacagcagtgGTGGTGGCAGCGCAGAGCAACACACCCAGCGTCCTGTAGCTCCGCCTGCAGCCAGCACCCAACAACCAGGCAGCCATCTGCCCACCGCATGCAG ATGTCCGCAGGAATGTTTGAGGACTTGTCACCCATCTGAACGTCCGGCTGGACCAGTGCCCAGTGCTACctcacatgtagacacacagacTTCCTGTGCCCTACTATTACCTGatacacatttacaaacatttCCCTGCAATGGATGTGATCATACCTTGGAACAGCGACCACGGAACCGACCCTTACCAGTAGCACAAAGCCCTCACCTTTGGGTTATATCTGTATGA